Below is a genomic region from Sinorhizobium meliloti.
GCCTCGGCATGTCGGTTCGCACACTGCAGCGGCGGCTGAAGTTTTGCGGCGTCGATTTTGAAGAGTTACTCGACGACACGCGCCGCAACGAGGCAATCCGGCTGATCTGTGAAGGTGTTCATAGCATGACCGACATTGCCTTAAGGCTGGGCTACAGTGATTCCGCGCATTTCACCCGCGCTTTCAAACGCTGGACGGGAGTAGCGCCATCCCGCTTCCGGACCGACCGGATATGACCGGCGGTGGTTATCCCCGCGGAAAGAAGCTTTTCACCCGATGCAGTGAAACGCCGTCGTTCCAGGCGGCATTTGCTCTGCTGTCGGGCGTCAGTGAGCCGGATGCTCGGCCTTCATCTGCGCGATCTCGCGCAAAGCGCTGGTCAGCACTTCGACCGATTGCGCCCCCATGACCGCATACTGCTGCTCGATGATGAAGCAGGGAACGCCGGTCACGCCGATTTCCCGGGCCATGTCGATTTCCTGCCTTACGGCGTCCCTGTCGGCGTCTGAAGCAAGGAGAGCCGCGATCACCGGCCTTTCGAGGCCGGCCTGTTCGGCGATGTCGAGGAGTACGGCTTGGTCGCCGAGGTTGCGACCCTCCTCGAAGTTCGCCTTGAACAGCAGGCTCACCACCGCGTCCTGCGCCGCTTCGCCGCCGGTCGCGGCCCAGCGGATCAGCCGGTGCGCATCGAGCGTATTCGGGCTGACCTTGACGGCATCGAAATCGAAGGCGATGCCGTCTTCCACACCGAGGCCTTCGAGCGTCCGGTGCGCCTCGTCGACCGCGGCCTGTCCGCCGAGCTTGGCCGCCAGGTGCTCTTTATGGTCGATGCCTTCCGGCGGCAGATCGGGATTGAGCTGGTAGGGACGCCATTGGATAGCGACGTTGATCTCGCCGGCGACATTGGCGATCGCCTGGTCGAGGCGATTCTTGCCGAGATAGCACCAGGGGCATACGACGTCCGAGACGATATCGATATTGACGGTTTCCATGGTGCCGGCCTTTCGGTTTACCAAAACTGCGACATAGGCCGGCCGGAAACATCTTTCAATGCGTTAGCGAACGGATGCCAGCTTACTGAACGCGCTCGTCCCACCAACTCGGCAACTGATAACCGTAAAGCGGTACCGTCGTCGGCCGGCCGATATGCTTCCAGCGGGCAATCCATTGCGCGTCGAGATGGTAAAGCGGAACCAGATAGGAATTGTTGACGAGGAGCCGGTCGTGCGCGCGAACGGCGGCGGTGAAGTCCTCGGGGTTGCGCGCCTGCAGGATGTTGTTGATCAGCTTGTCGACGTCCTTGTCGGCGACGCCTGCGAAGTTGTCGCTGCCTTGCCTGTCCCGAGTTTGCGAACTCCAGCGGTTGATCTGCTCGAGACCGGGAGAGAGCGACGAGGGGAAGGACTTGATGATGACGTCGTAATCGAAGGACTGGCTGCGCAACTGATATTGTGAATCGTCGACGGTCCGAACCCGCGCTGCGATGCCGAGCGGCGCGAGAAAGCGCTGATAGGCAAGCGCAACCTTCTCCTGGCCGGCATTCTGGCTCATGATCTCGAAGGCCAGCGGCGTCCCCTTGGCGTCGACCATCTTGCCGTCCTTGATGGAGTAGCCCGCTTCGCGAAGAAGGGTCACCGCTTCCCGGAGCACATTGCGATCGCGGCCCGAGCCGTCCGTCACGGGGAGTCGATAGCTTCCGTCGAGGATCGCCGGATTGATGCGCTCCCTCACGTCGCCCATGAGGTCCAGTTCACGATTGTCGGCTGCCACGCCGAGGAAGGAAAGCGACGAATTCTGCCAATAACTCTGCGTACGCGTATAGGCGCCGTCGAAGAGATTCTTGTTGACCCATTCGAAGTCGAAAACGAGAGCGAGCCCCTGCCTGAGCTTGATGTTGTCGAACATCGGTCTGCGCGTATTGAAGACGAAGCCGAGCATGCCGGACGGTGTCTTCGGCTTGAACGTTTCCTTGATCACATTGCCGCTGCGAACGGCGGGAAAATCGTAGGCCCGGGCCCATTTCGTCGCGCTGCCTTCGGCGTAGATGTCCACCACACCCTTCTTGAAGGCTTCAAAAAGGGTGTTCTCCTGCAGGAAATATTCGACGGAGATCTCATCGTAATTGTCGAGGCCCACCTTCGAGGGCAGATCCTTGGCCCAATAGTCGGGGTTTCGGCGATAGACGATCCGCTCGCCAGGCCTGACTTCCGCGACCCGGTAGGGGCCGGAGCCGAGCGGCGGCTCCAGACTCGTCCGATCGAACGTCTCGACGTTGATCGCATGCTTCGGCAGCACGGGCGAAAGCCCCAGCAGAAGCGGAATCTCGCGATCGGCCTCCTCGGTGAAGGTGAAGCGCACGCTACGTTCCCCGACCTTCTCCATCTTCGCAACCTTCGAGAGGCGGTTGCTGAAAGGCGCACGCCCTTTGTCGCGCAACAATTCGAAGGTGAAGATCACGTCTTCGGCGGTCACCGGCCGGCCATCGGCCCAGCGCGCCTTGGGATTGAGGTTGAACTGGATGAAGGTGCGGTCATCGTCCCATTCGACGGTTTCGGCGAGCAGGCCGTACATCGTGAAGGGCTCGTCCTGTGAGCGCTGCATGAGGGATTCATAGACCAGGTTGCCAAAGCCAGGGTCCCACATGCCGCGCGCGGTCGTGCGCATGCTCTTCAAGATGAACGGATTGAGGCTGTCGAACGTACCGACGACCCCGTAGGCGATCTTCCCGCCCTTCTTCACCTGCGGATTGACGTAAGGGAAGTGCTTGAAATCGGCAGGCAAGGCGGGGTCGCCATGCATGGCGATCGCATGCACGGGCGCGGCCAGAGCACCAGTGGCAAAACTGCTGGCTGCCAGGAGCATCACCAGGCCGGAAACAACTGCGCGCAACTTCACCTCCCGTGGGGATTCAACAGGCCGATTCCGCGCAAGGTATCAATGCGGGAGCGCATTTCCAACCGGCGCCGGGTCGGGAAAAGAACAAAGCAGGCTCCTGCCACATCCCGCACCGGTTCGAAAGGGCCGCTCAAAGCAAATGATTGCACAAAATCGCAACAAACACTGGATAAACCGCACAAGCCAATGTAACAGGTGTTTCCGGAATCGGGGCCATTCAAATGCCTCATTTGGCCAACAGGACAACGGCGGCTGACGATACTCACTCTGCGGAACTCTGTTCCGTGACCGGATTTCAGGAGACGGAATCACAATGATCTTCAAGTCGAACTTCACCACACGCGCGGGATTGGCAGCGCTGGCGCTTTCTTTCGCAGCAGCCGGTGCGCCGAGCGTCGCATCCGCGCAGCAGGCGGGAGGCAAGCCGCCGCAGGGTTGGTTCAAGGTCTGCACCAAGCAGGAAGACAACGATGTCTGCATCGTCCAGAACCTGCTCACCGCCAATAACGGCCAGCTTGTGACGGCCGTCGGCCTCATTACCGTCTCCGGCAAGGTCAATCGCAAGGTCATGCAGGTTTCCGTACCGTCCGCGCGCATGATCCCGCCCGGCGTTCAAATGCAGATCGACGGTGGCAAGGGCGTCAAGCTCGATTACGCGATCTGCATGCCGGACAAGTGCGTTGCCGAAGCGCCGCTCTCCGACGCGCTTATTGCGCAGCTGAAGAAGGGCAACGAGGTCGTCTTCACCTCGGTCAATTTCCAGCGCGCTCCGAACCCAATCAAGATGTCGCTCGAAGGCTTCACCGGCGTATTCGACGGCGAACCGATCGAGCAGTCTCAGCTTGAAGAGCGTCAGCGCCTCCTGCAGGAAGAGATGCAGAAGAAGGCAGAAGATGCCCGCAAGAAGCTGGAAGAGGCGCAAAAGGCTGCCAAGCAGCAGTAATCATTAGCTTCTCTGAGTAAAGAAAGACGCCCGGGTCAACGATCCGGGCGTATTTTTGTACCTGCATCCGCCGACAATTGCGGCGACTCCACGTTTTCAGCCCGGCGCCTGAGCGGACGCGGCAGCTATCCGCACGCACCCTTTCCTCATCCCGCTCTAATGCTGATAAGTGGCCTTGGGCTTGTAGTGTCCGGCGTCGGCCTTTTCGAACAGAGCGTCCACCTGGGGATGGCGGATCGGCCTGTCGCTGTCATCGGAAACGAGGTTCTGTTCCGAAACATAGGCGACGTATTCGCTTTCGTCGTTCTCCGCAAACAGGTGATAGAAGGGCTGGTCCTTTTCGGGCCGGATCTCCTGCGGAATCGCATTCCACCATTCCTCGGTGTTCGCATATTCCGGGTCGACGTCGAAGACGACGCCGCGGAACGGGAACATCCGATGGCGAACCACCTGTCCGATCTCAAACTTGGCGTTTCTTTGTTTCATGACGCAACACATCCTTTCAGACAGTTATCTGGGTTGTCGCATATGGAACATCAAGAGGCGCGCGCCTCCGGGGGCGAGCCTTCCATCGGCGTCGAACTGAAAAGGCGGGTTTCGGATGAAGCCCGCCTTCCCTCGTTTCATCTTGCATGGACAGAACCTGTGAGGGCCGTCCGCTCCGCCATCAGACGGAATAGTACATGTCGAACTCGACCGGGTGCGGCGTCATTTCGAAGCGCATGACTTCCTGCATCTTCAGTTCGATGAAGGAGTCGATCTGGTCGTCGTCGAAAACGCCGCCAGCGGTCAGGAACTTGCGGTCCTTGTCGAGGCTTTCGAGCGCTTCGCGCAGGCTGCCGCAGACGGTCGGGATCTTCTTCAGTTCCTTCGGCGGCAGGTCGTAGAGGTCCTTGTCCATGGCCTTGCCGGGGTGGAGCTTGTTCTTGATGCCGTCGAGACCGGCCATCAGCATCGCGGCGAAGGCGAGGTAGGGGTTCGCCGTCGGATCGGGGAAGCGGACTTCGACGCGCTTCGCCTTCGGGTTGGTGCCGAAGGGGATGCGGCAGGAGGCCGAGCGGTTGCGGGCCGAATAGGCGAGCAGGACCGGTGCTTCATAACCCGGGACGAGGCGCTTGTAGGAGTTCGTCGACGGGTTGGTGAAGGCATTCAGCGCCTTGGCATGCTTGATGATGCCACCGATGAAGTAGAGGCAGGATTCGGAAAGCCCGGCATACTCGTCGCCGGCAAAGGTCGGCTTGCCGTCCTTCCAGATCGACAAATGCACGTGCATGCCCGAGCCGTTGTCGCCGAAGATCGGCTTCGGCATGAAGGTCGCGGTCTTGCCATAGGCATTGGCGACCTGGTGCACGACATACTTGTAGATCTGCATCTTGTCGGCATTGCGCACGAGGGCATCGAACTTGACGCCCAGCTCGTGCTGCGCCGCTGCCACTTCGTGGTGATGCTTTTCAACCGTCACGCCCATTTCGGACAGCACGGTCAGCATTTCGGAGCGCATGTCCTGGCTGCTGTCAACCGGCGGAACCGGGAAATAGCCGCCCTTGACACGGGGGCGGTGACCGAGGTTGCCGGTCTCGTAGTCCGTGTCGTCGTTGGAGGGCAGTTCGGAGCTGTCGAGCTTGAAACCGGTGTTGTACGGATCGGCCTTGTACTTGACGTCGTCGAAGACGAAGAATTCCGCTTCCGGACCTACGAAGACCGTGTCGCCGATGCCGGAGGCCTTGAGGTAGGCTTCTGCCTTCTTGGCCGTGCCGCGCGGGTCGCGGTTATAGGCTTCGCCCGAAACCGGATCGAGAATGTCGCAGAAGATGACCATCGTGGACTGGGCGAAGAACGGGTCCATATGCGCCGTTTCCGGATCGGGCATCAGCACCATGTCGGATTCGTTGATAGCCTTCCAGCCGCCGATCGAGGAACCGTCGAACATGACGCCGTCGGCGAACATGTCTTCGTCGACGCAGACGACATCCATCGTCACGTGCTGCAGCTTGCCCTTGGGGTCGGTAAAGCGCAGGTCTACGAACTTGACGTCGTTTTCCTTGATCTGCTTCAGAACTTCATTCGCAGTCGTCATTTGTTGCAATTCCCTGTGTGATGACGAGGATTGGAAAGACGGGGCCGGACGGCCCCCGGATAGGTGAGATCGCCAGACGCGATCAGATGGCGTCGAGGCCGGTTTCGCCGGTACGGATGCGGATCACTTCTTCCACATTAGATACGAAAATCTTGCCATCGCCGATGCGGCCGGTTTGCGCGGCATTGCGGATGGCTTCGATCACGGCCTCCGCATTTTCGTCCGCCAGCACCACTTCGACCTTCACCTTCGGCAGGAAGTCGACGACGTATTCTGCGCCGCGGTAGAGCTCCGTATGTCCCTTCTGCCGCCCGAAGCCCTTGGCTTCCGTGACGGTGATCCCCTGCAGGCCGACCTCCTGAAGGGCTTCCTTCACTTCGTCGAGCTTGAAAGGCTTAATGATCGCTTCGATCTTTTTCATGAGAAAATGTCTCTCCGCTTCTCCCTTTAAAGCAGGTTCTGCCCGCTTGGCCTCACACTATGCACGTAGCGTGCCACTTTTGTAGAGGAATGACGCGCAGATTGCGAAATTTCCAGTGGTAACGCGATAGGTGCCGATGGGGCAGTGGCTTCTGCAATGGCATTCTGCCTATTTTTTATGAGGTTTTGAGTGTTCGACGCCGGCGCGCGACGGAGGATCGCTGCGTTTCGTGCTCGAAGCATGTTATTTGAGCACTTATAGTGTGCAAATGCACATTTCTTAGTCACGTCGCTTTCCGTCAACGCTGCTCTTGTCTTGCGCTTTCGGTCGGGATTAGATCGCTTCCATGCTTCAGGCGCTTTCGAATGTCCTCGTGACCCCGGCGGAAATGACAGCGGTCGACAAGGATGCCGCGCGTTCGGGGATCGATAGCTTCTCGCTCATGCGTTCGGCGGGAACGGCCGTATCAGCCGCCGCCTTGCGGCTTTACCCGGAAGCATTGCGCTTTGTGGTGCTTTGCGGCCCGGGCAACAACGGCGGCGATGGCTATATCGCCGCTGCCGCGCTCGCCGATACCGGCGCAAGCGTCGCCGTCTTTGCGCTCGGCGACGCGGCGATGCTGAAGGGCGACGCCGCGCGGGCGCGCGATGCCTTTGCGCTTGTACCGCGACCCCTCGACGCCTACGGGCCGCAATCGGGTGATGTCGTCATCGACGCACTTTTCGGGGCAGGGCTTGCGCGCGATGTGCCGGACGAGGCGAGAACAGTCATCGAGCAAGTGAATGCGAGCGGAGTACCGGTCCTCGCCGTGGACCTGCCATCCGGCATAGACGGGCGGACGGGCGAAATCCGGGGCTTGAGTTTCGTTGCGGCCCACACGGTGACGTTCATGGCGGCCAAACCCGGCCATCTGCTGATGCCGGGTCGCGCCCGCTGCGGCACGCTTGAAATTTTCGATATCGGCATTCCGGCAAGGCTCGTTGCGGATAGAGCCGGCGATCTTCACGTCAACACACCCGCGATGTGGGAGCAACACCTCGGCGCGCTCGATCCCGCGACCCACAAATACAAACGCGGCCATCTCGCCGTGCTTTGCGGCGGACCGGTTTCGACCGGGGCCGCGCGGCTGTCGGCGGCGGCCGGCCTGCGCGCCGGCGCGGGGCTGGTGACGCTTGCCTCTCCGGCGGAAGCGCTCGCCGTCAATGCGGCGCACCTCACCGCCGTCATGCTCAAGGAAATCAACAACGCTGCCGGCCTTGCCGCCTGGCTCAAGGACAGACGCCTGAATGCCTTCGTTCTCGGACCCGGCTTCGGCGTCGGCAAAAAGGCGCGGGATTTCGTGCTCATGCTCTGCGGCCGCGCACTGGTGCTCGATGCCGACGGGATAAGTTCGTTCCGAGAGGGCAGGGAGCAACTCTTCGACAGGATCGCGGCAGAGGGCGGTGAGGTGGTGATGACGCCGCACGAAGGGGAGTTCGCCCGGCTCTTTCCGGATATCGCCGAGGATGCGGCGCTGTCCAAGATCGAAAAGGCTCAGGCCGCAGCAAGGCTCAGCCATGCCGTGATCGTCTATAAGGGGCCGGATACGGTCGTTGCCGCGCCGTCCGGCCGGGCCGCCGTCAATGTCAACGCGCCGCCCTGGCTCGCGACGGCAGGTTCGGGCGACGTACTTGCGGGGATCATCGGCGCCCACCTGGCACAGGGGATGCCTGCTTTCCAGGCGGCAGCGTCCGCGGTCTGGCGCCACGGCGAGGCCGGTGTCGTGGCCGGCCGCACGGCAACGGCCGAGAGCCTTGTCGAGAGCATAGCGCCGCTTCGAGGGAATGCTTAGAACGCCGAGCGTCCTGTCAGGAGAGCACTTCCAGCAAAGTGTTGGGGTGTTTCACTTTGTCGATGAAACAGTGAAACACGCTAGCCGCGCGTGCCCTTGGCAATCGGTTCCTGGTAGGTGAAACCGAGGTCCCAGGGGAAGTAGATCCAGGTATCCTGGCTGACTTCGGTCACGAAAGTGTCGACGAGGGGGCGACCCTTCGGCTTTGCGTAAACCGCAGCGAAATGCGCCCTCGGCAGCATCGCGCGAACCTCGGCGGCAGTCTTGCCGGTGTCGGTCAGATCGTCGACGATGAGAACGCCTTCGCCCCCATCCTTTGCGATCTCAGGCGAGATGCTCTTGAGCACCTTCATCTGGCCCTGCGTGTCGTAGTCGTGATAGGAGGCGATGCAGACCGTTTCGATCATCCGGATGTTGAGTTCCCGGCTGACGATAGCGGCCGGAACAAGGCCGCCGCGCGTGATGCAGACCATCGCGCGCCATTCCTGCCCGTTGTCGGCCAGCCGCCAGGCCAGGGCACGGGCGTCACGGTGGAATTGATCCCAGGATACAGGAAAGGCTTTCTCGGGAAGAGACATGACGGACTCCGGCTTCTTTGCGCTGTCGGCGATAAGCGTTGCTGCAGTTCGACGGCCACGCCGCCGACACTAGTTCATGCCTGATGCAATAGCGGCAATGAAGCCGAAAGTGCAAGAGCCAGTCCAGCCGCGAGCACCGCGATCTGCAATGATTTCGCCGACGCGGAGTTCAGGGCTGGTGTTTCTCGCGTGATCGGCCGATCGCCTCGATCATCGCGATCACCTCGGTTTCGGCGGCGCCAAGCACCGTGGCATCGCGGGCCCGGATCACGATATCCGTCGAGAAGCTCTTGCCGTCGAATCTCGGATAGGAGCCGATGCTCGTTTCGGGATGGTTCTTCTGCACCTCGGTCAGCGGCGCTCCGATGTCGCCCTCGCCATAGGGCGAGCGAACCGTACGGGAAAGGACGGGCGTGCCGGTCTCAAGGCTCGGCAGCAGCGCGTCGAGCATCGCCTGGAACACCTGGGGCACGCCGGCCATGACATAGACGTTCTCGATGGCGAAGCCGGGTGCGGTCGATACCGGATTGGGAATGTGGGTCGCGCCTTCAGGCATGCGGGCCATCCGCTTGCGCGCCTCGGTGAACTCCATGCCGCGGCGCTCGTACATCGCGGCAAGCAGCTCCATTGCCTTCGGCTCGTGAATGCACTCGACCCCGAAGGCCTTCGAAATCGCATCGGCAGTGATGTCGTCATGGGTCGGACCGATGCCGCCGGAAGTAAACACGTGGCGGTAGCGGCTGCGCAGGGCATTGAGCGCCTCCACGATCGCGTCCTGGTCGTCGGCGACGATGCGCACCTCGCGCAGATCGATGCCGACCATCGTGAGCATATCGGCGAGGTGGCCGATGTTCTTGTCCTTGGTCCGGCCGGAGAGAAGCTCGTCGCCGATGGCGAGCATGGCGGCGGTGACGATCGTGGGGCTGGTCATTGGCGCTCCAGGCGTATTCGGATCGCGAACGCGATCTCGTCAGTGTTGAAAAAAGCTGAACAGTCTGTCGACCATCCCTGCACTGGCAGTGGTATGCGTTTTGATAAATCCTGCCGGCCGCGGCGATCAAGCGGAATTGCCGGACAACAAGGAGTATCGTTTTGGCTAGAGTACTGGTTCTTTACTATTCGGCCTATGGGCATATCGAGACGATGGCCCATGCGGTCGCGGAAGGTGCAAGATCGGCCGGTGCCGAAGTAGCCGTCAAGCGCGTTCCGGAACTCGTGCCGGAGGACGTGGCGAAAGCTTCGCATTTCAAGCTCGACCAGCCGGCACCGGTCGCGACCGTCGAGGAGCTGGCGGATTACGATGCAATCATCTTCGGCGCGGGCACCCGCTACGGGACCGTCGCTTCGCAATTGCGTAACTTTATCGACCAGACCGGCGGCCTCTGGGCAAAAGGGAAGCTCGTCGGCAAGGTGGGCTCCGCCTTCACCTCGTCGGCGACCCAGCACGGCGGCCAGGAATCAACGATTCTCGGCCTCATTCCCACGATGATGCATCACGGCATGGTGGTCGTCGGACTTCCCTATGCCTTCCAGGGTCAGATGGGCGTTGAGGAAGTCAAGGGCGGATCGCCCTATGGCGCCTCGACGATCACCGGCGGCGACGGTTCGCGCCAGCCCTCCGCGGTCGAACTCGAAGCCGCCCGCTTTCAGGGTGCGCATGTCGCGCGGATTGCCGCAAAGCTCGCGGACTGACGACCTTCAACCTTCGTGCGCGGCTCCCGATCGAGCCGCGCCCTTTTTTGCGGGCGATTCGGATCACAGTCCGCCCCTCGGCCGGGTCGCGGAATATCGGCCCGCAAGCCTTCGCAAATGTGGCCCAATGGGGCAATTTTGTGTTAACATCGCCGCATTCGGCATCAGAAATGCCCGACGGCGACGTGCTTTTTTTAGCAGGCAAGGTCGCTACAGCACTTTGAATGGCTGCGTGTTTTTCTCAGACCGGCTCCGATTCAGGGAAGCATGCGGCAGCAAGGAGGAACTAAAGGGCCCGCGCGGCGCGGCCCGTCGAGGGCAGGGACTGTCCTTGAACATCCATGGGAGTGAAGGATGGTGCAGATCACTTATTTCATCGTTCCACACGATGGAGGCTGGGCCTACAAGGCAGCCGATGCATATTCAGAGCCCTTTCCCAGTCGCGAGATGGCGCTGGCGGCCGCCAAAGCTGCAGCAGCCGAACAGCAGGTCGGCGGCGACGACGAGGAGATCAGCTTCCAGGATGAGAAGGGAAACTGGCATTTCGAACATGCCGACGGCGGAGATCGACCGGAAGCAACCGTAGAGGATGGCTGACGATGCTGCGTTGGAGGGCAATTGACGCGAAGCCGTTGTCCTTGGTTATGCGACCCGCGCAGGCGGCGACCGAAAATGGAGAATTTCCATGCATTACAATGTTCAGATCTTTACCTGGACTGCACGCCTGGGCGTTCACCAGGTCGGATCAGTCATCGAAATAGACGCGCCGAATCCCAAGGCGGCGGCGATTTCGCTGTTGGGATTGCGGCTTGACGAGACCGGCGAGTCGTCAAAGCTGGCCGTCAGGGTGTGGAGAGGAGAGGACGCCACGCGAGCCGACTGCGACTGTTTCTACTATCATTGAGCCGGTCATTGCCGGCGCCCTCGCCGCACAGCCGGGCCTCTGTTCAGGCCAGTTTCTTTTGTGCGTTGGCCTGACTGACGAAGGCTTGTCCCGCTCGCAGAAGAAGTCCCTCATCTCTCGTGCCGGACTGATATTCCCGGATCAGCATCCTCCCGAACCGCCGAGCCTGCGCGCTCTCGCGCGGCCATCGATGTTCGCGGCACAGCTTGTCGAACACGCGCTGCAGCGTGTCGAGGTCTTCGGAAAGCAAGGCTATGCCGCCGAACGCTTGCAGTGAACGCACGCCCCACCCTCCGTAATCATCATCAAGGATGCCCTTGAGCCCTGCATTATCTTGCCATTGACATGCCGCGATTGAACCCCTGGCGAATCAGGGGTTGCAAAATTTCTTGGGCAGATGCCATTCCCCGATCCTCGAACGGGCCGGCAGGGCCATGAGGAACCTTCAGAAATGTCCGGGGTTGATCTGGCGAGACCGAAAGGAGCGAGCCATGAGCAATCCCAAATATGACGATCTGACGGACCAGCCGATGCCGTCTCCCACATGGAAACCGGAACCGAAAGAAATGGACATGGAGCCACAGCCGCTCCCGGATCAGGCGGCGGAATCCGGCACCGACGAGCCGCCGGCCAGAAGTGGCCAAACCACAAAGAAAGAGAAACCGGCCGAAGGCGCAGGATCGGACAATCCGACCCATCACACCGGCCGCGTTCCTCCAAAGGTGACCGATGGCGAGCTTTGAGCACGTCGAGCGGCTGACCCAACTTCAGGCGCGCGATTGGTGCGCGCCCCGTTAGAAGCCGGGCTTGCCCGCGCGCTGCAGAAACGATCTAATCGCTTCGATTCATGAGGTGCGGTTCCTCGGGATCGTTTCGCATCCGCGTGACTGTTTCATGCATGTCGTTGTGCCTGACCCGGGCACCGTATGGGGTTTTGGAGAGGGATCCATGTTCTACGCGATATTGGCCTATCACGAGGAAGAGGTGGTCGAATCCTGGACCAGGGAGGCAGATGCCAAGCTGATGGACGATCTGCTGCAGGTCAATGATCGCCTCGTCCGGGAAAAGCGATTGGGACCGGCCGCACGGCTTGGCTCGACCAGGGATGCCGTGACGTTGCGGGGCGATGGTGCCGGCATGATCATCGACGGTCCCTTTGCCGAGACCAAGGAGCAGTTGCTCGGCCTCTACGTGGTCGACTGCCCGAACCTTGAAGCCGCCGTCGAGACGGCGCGCGAATTGCGCCGGGTCAACCCGACCGCCGTATACGAGATCCGACCGATTTCGCTCTACCTGCCCGGTGCGGCGCTTTCGGCGCCCGACGAGGGTCCGGCTTGACGTGAGGCAGGGCGGCGGCAAAACATCCCCTTGACTGAATCGCCTATGTGCCTGATTTAAGCTGCGGGCGGACGTGGCGAAACTGGTAGACGCAAGGGACTTAAAATCCCTCGGGAAACCGTACGGGTTCGATTCCCGTCGTCCGCACCAAAGCTGCAAGATCGGCAATCCCTCAAGGGCCGGAGATCTCGAATGGTTGATCGACGCTTGCGCTCCTGCCGCTGTTGGTGTCGTTGAAGCGGTAGCGCAGCACATAATTCCCTGATGGTGCCCCGGCGACGTCGATCCTCAGCGTCGCATAGATTTCCTGGTTGCGCTGATAGCCCTTGAAGGTGAAATCGCCGAACGCCTTCTGGCTGGCGAGGACCTCTCCCTTCGGATTCAGGATGTCGAAGTCGACCGTGAAGCGTGTCTCGAGCTTACCCTCGTCGCTTGCCTCCTTCCAGGTAAGTCCCACGGGCTCGACATAGGATATGAGCGTTTCGCCGGCTTCGAATACCGGATCGGGCCGGGGCTCGTACATTGCAAAGCCGGCCGGTGCTGCTGTGACGAAGACCGCCTTGCCGATGGCGAAGGGAAGGGTCTGCGAAAAGTCGCTCATGGCCTTGCGCAAGGTTTCCTGGGCGCCGGCGGCATCGCCGGAGCTCGCCTGCTGTTCGGCCTTCGCCGCAGCGTCGGCAAGCGGACCCGCCTCTGCCTGCGTGTCGGCGAGGAT
It encodes:
- the gpt gene encoding xanthine phosphoribosyltransferase, translated to MSLPEKAFPVSWDQFHRDARALAWRLADNGQEWRAMVCITRGGLVPAAIVSRELNIRMIETVCIASYHDYDTQGQMKVLKSISPEIAKDGGEGVLIVDDLTDTGKTAAEVRAMLPRAHFAAVYAKPKGRPLVDTFVTEVSQDTWIYFPWDLGFTYQEPIAKGTRG
- a CDS encoding competence/damage-inducible protein A — its product is MTSPTIVTAAMLAIGDELLSGRTKDKNIGHLADMLTMVGIDLREVRIVADDQDAIVEALNALRSRYRHVFTSGGIGPTHDDITADAISKAFGVECIHEPKAMELLAAMYERRGMEFTEARKRMARMPEGATHIPNPVSTAPGFAIENVYVMAGVPQVFQAMLDALLPSLETGTPVLSRTVRSPYGEGDIGAPLTEVQKNHPETSIGSYPRFDGKSFSTDIVIRARDATVLGAAETEVIAMIEAIGRSREKHQP
- the wrbA gene encoding NAD(P)H:quinone oxidoreductase type IV — encoded protein: MARVLVLYYSAYGHIETMAHAVAEGARSAGAEVAVKRVPELVPEDVAKASHFKLDQPAPVATVEELADYDAIIFGAGTRYGTVASQLRNFIDQTGGLWAKGKLVGKVGSAFTSSATQHGGQESTILGLIPTMMHHGMVVVGLPYAFQGQMGVEEVKGGSPYGASTITGGDGSRQPSAVELEAARFQGAHVARIAAKLAD
- a CDS encoding DUF2188 domain-containing protein, with the translated sequence MVQITYFIVPHDGGWAYKAADAYSEPFPSREMALAAAKAAAAEQQVGGDDEEISFQDEKGNWHFEHADGGDRPEATVEDG
- a CDS encoding YciI family protein, whose translation is MFYAILAYHEEEVVESWTREADAKLMDDLLQVNDRLVREKRLGPAARLGSTRDAVTLRGDGAGMIIDGPFAETKEQLLGLYVVDCPNLEAAVETARELRRVNPTAVYEIRPISLYLPGAALSAPDEGPA